In Streptococcus respiraculi, one DNA window encodes the following:
- a CDS encoding transposase: protein MSKRSPKSVEEKLEIVCLLLNQEQSLTQLSKQYQVDNQTIQFYNTQRYQAKLNNLTPLEFRNQVA from the coding sequence ATGTCCAAAAGAAGTCCAAAATCAGTAGAAGAAAAGTTAGAAATTGTTTGCTTATTACTTAACCAAGAACAGTCGCTTACCCAACTCAGTAAACAATATCAGGTCGATAATCAAACAATCCAGTTTTACAATACACAACGCTATCAAGCGAAACTAAACAACCTGACTCCTTTGGAATTCAGAAATCAGGTTGCTTAG
- the ftsL gene encoding cell division protein FtsL: protein MLQDQRKDVTMRIISEKIKTFSRVEKAFYGSIVLSSLTLAVGIVFMQTRLLQVQTEMARVNQEINSKQVEIDDAEQAVNELIRNARLLEIAEKAGLTYKNDNVGVAE from the coding sequence ATGTTACAAGATCAACGAAAAGACGTGACCATGCGTATTATCAGTGAAAAAATCAAGACATTTTCTCGAGTGGAAAAGGCTTTTTATGGTAGTATCGTCTTGTCTAGTTTGACCTTGGCCGTTGGAATCGTCTTTATGCAGACTCGTCTTTTGCAAGTACAGACGGAGATGGCCCGTGTCAATCAAGAAATTAACAGTAAGCAAGTGGAAATTGATGATGCTGAGCAGGCAGTCAATGAATTGATTCGGAATGCCCGCTTATTGGAGATAGCAGAAAAAGCTGGTTTGACGTATAAGAATGATAATGTTGGAGTAGCAGAATAA
- the gndA gene encoding NADP-dependent phosphogluconate dehydrogenase — MTKANFGVVGMAVMGRNLALNVESRGYTVAIYNRSADKTEDVVASNPGKKLVPSYDVESFVASIEKPRRIMLMVQAGPGTDATIQALLPHLDEGDILIDGGNTFYEDTIRRSKELANSGINFIGTGVSGGEKGALEGPSIMPGGQKEAYELVADVLEEISAKAPEDGAPCVTYIGPDGAGHYVKMVHNGIEYGDMQLIAESYDLMQHLLGLSVDEMAEIFTEWNKGELDSYLIEITADILKRKDDEGQDGPIVDYILDAAGNKGTGKWTSQSSLDLGVPLSLITESVFARYISTYKEERVHASKILPKPAAFAYEGDKAELIEKIRQALYFSKIMSYAQGFAQLRVASKENNWNLPFGEIAKIWRAGCIIRARFLQKITDAYGRDEDLANLLLDEYFLDVTAKYQQAVRDVVTLAVQAGVPVPTFSAAITYFDSYRAENLPANLIQAQRDYFGAHTYERKDKEGIFHYSWYDEK; from the coding sequence ATGACAAAAGCAAATTTTGGTGTTGTGGGAATGGCCGTTATGGGTCGTAACCTTGCACTCAACGTAGAATCAAGAGGCTACACTGTTGCGATTTACAACCGTTCAGCAGACAAGACAGAAGATGTTGTTGCAAGCAACCCAGGCAAAAAATTAGTGCCAAGCTACGATGTAGAAAGTTTTGTAGCATCCATTGAAAAACCACGCCGTATCATGCTCATGGTGCAGGCAGGTCCTGGTACAGATGCAACCATCCAAGCTCTTTTGCCCCACCTTGATGAAGGAGACATCTTGATTGACGGTGGAAATACCTTCTACGAAGACACCATTCGCCGTTCAAAAGAGCTTGCAAACTCAGGCATCAATTTCATCGGAACAGGGGTTTCTGGTGGTGAAAAAGGAGCGCTTGAAGGTCCGTCTATCATGCCAGGTGGACAAAAAGAAGCCTATGAATTAGTGGCAGATGTTTTAGAAGAAATTTCTGCTAAAGCTCCTGAAGACGGTGCACCATGTGTGACCTATATCGGTCCAGACGGTGCAGGTCACTACGTGAAAATGGTCCACAACGGAATCGAATACGGTGACATGCAGTTGATTGCAGAAAGCTATGACTTGATGCAACACTTGCTCGGTCTTTCTGTGGATGAAATGGCTGAAATCTTCACTGAATGGAACAAAGGTGAGCTCGATAGCTACTTGATTGAAATCACAGCAGACATCTTAAAACGCAAGGATGATGAAGGTCAAGATGGTCCAATCGTCGACTATATCCTTGATGCAGCAGGCAACAAGGGAACTGGTAAATGGACTAGCCAGTCTTCACTTGATTTGGGTGTGCCATTGTCCCTTATTACAGAGTCTGTCTTTGCCCGCTATATCTCCACTTACAAAGAAGAGCGTGTACATGCCAGCAAAATCTTGCCAAAACCAGCAGCCTTTGCCTATGAAGGAGATAAGGCTGAGTTGATTGAAAAAATCCGTCAAGCCCTTTACTTTTCAAAAATTATGTCGTATGCCCAAGGATTTGCCCAATTGCGCGTAGCGTCAAAGGAAAACAACTGGAATCTGCCATTCGGTGAAATCGCTAAAATCTGGCGTGCAGGCTGTATCATCCGTGCTCGTTTCTTGCAAAAGATTACCGATGCTTACGGACGTGATGAGGACCTTGCCAACCTTCTTTTAGACGAATACTTCCTTGATGTGACAGCCAAATACCAACAAGCTGTTCGTGATGTAGTAACCTTGGCAGTACAAGCAGGTGTGCCTGTTCCAACCTTCTCAGCAGCGATTACCTACTTTGATAGCTACCGCGCTGAAAACCTACCAGCTAATCTTATCCAAGCACAACGTGACTACTTCGGAGCGCACACATACGAGCGTAAAGATAAAGAAGGAATCTTCCATTACTCATGGTATGATGAAAAATAA
- a CDS encoding DEAD/DEAH box helicase — protein sequence MKFTEFSLKSYIQEALKEIGFVNATEVQKRLIPIVLSGRDLVGESKTGSGKTHTFLVPIFQQLQEDLEQVQAVITAPSRELATQIYQAARQIAQCSEIEIRVVNYVGGTDKQRQIDKLQTSQPHIVIGTPGRIYDLVKSGDLVIHKATTFVVDEADMTLDMGFLETVDRIASSLPKNLQFMVFSATIPQKLQPFLKKYLSNPVIEQIKTQTVISDTIDNWLISTKGRDKNALILEITRLMQPYLAMIFVNTKTRADELHGYLSANGLRVAKIHGDIPPRERKRIMNQVKNLEFEYIVATDLAARGIDIEGVSHVINDAIPQDLSFFVHRVGRTGRNGLAGTAITLYQPSDDADIRELEKLNIRFVPKMIKDGEFQDTYDRDRRVNREKSREKLDLEMIGLVKKKKKKIKPGYKKKIQWAVDEKRRKTKRIENRAKGRAERKAKRQTF from the coding sequence ATGAAATTTACAGAATTTAGCTTAAAATCTTATATTCAAGAAGCCTTAAAAGAAATCGGTTTTGTGAATGCGACAGAAGTTCAAAAACGCTTGATTCCGATTGTCTTGTCAGGGCGCGATTTGGTCGGTGAATCCAAGACAGGTTCGGGAAAGACCCATACTTTCTTGGTTCCGATTTTCCAGCAATTACAGGAAGATCTCGAACAGGTACAGGCAGTGATTACTGCACCTTCACGTGAGTTAGCAACGCAGATTTACCAAGCGGCGCGCCAGATTGCCCAGTGTTCGGAGATAGAAATCCGTGTAGTCAACTATGTCGGAGGAACAGACAAGCAGCGCCAGATTGACAAGTTGCAGACTAGTCAGCCTCATATCGTGATTGGGACGCCAGGGCGTATCTATGACTTGGTGAAATCAGGCGACTTAGTCATTCACAAGGCGACAACCTTTGTGGTGGACGAGGCAGATATGACCCTTGACATGGGCTTTTTAGAAACGGTCGACCGCATCGCGTCAAGCCTGCCCAAGAATCTGCAGTTCATGGTCTTTTCTGCGACGATTCCGCAAAAATTACAACCCTTTTTGAAGAAATATTTGAGCAATCCTGTCATCGAACAAATTAAGACACAGACAGTCATTTCAGATACGATTGATAACTGGCTGATTTCGACCAAGGGACGGGATAAAAATGCTCTTATTTTGGAAATTACAAGGCTCATGCAGCCGTACTTGGCTATGATTTTCGTTAACACTAAGACGCGGGCAGATGAATTACATGGTTACCTGAGTGCAAATGGTTTACGTGTGGCAAAAATTCATGGGGATATTCCACCGCGGGAGCGCAAGCGTATCATGAATCAGGTCAAGAATCTGGAATTTGAATATATTGTAGCAACAGATTTAGCAGCGCGGGGGATTGATATTGAAGGGGTCAGCCATGTCATCAATGATGCCATTCCGCAGGATTTATCCTTCTTTGTGCACCGTGTCGGACGGACAGGTCGCAATGGGCTAGCAGGAACAGCCATCACCCTTTATCAGCCAAGTGATGATGCTGATATCCGCGAGCTTGAAAAACTCAATATCCGCTTTGTACCAAAGATGATTAAGGATGGAGAGTTTCAAGATACTTACGACCGTGACCGCCGTGTTAATCGAGAAAAGTCAAGGGAGAAATTGGACCTTGAGATGATTGGTCTAGTCAAGAAGAAAAAGAAGAAAATCAAGCCGGGCTACAAGAAGAAAATCCAGTGGGCTGTCGATGAAAAACGCCGTAAGACCAAGCGGATTGAAAATCGTGCCAAGGGTCGTGCTGAGCGTAAAGCCAAGCGCCAAACCTTTTAG
- a CDS encoding response regulator transcription factor, protein MVKKILIAGRERNLSHFVSMELQKKDYLVDYTSTGKEALQLAHETDFDLILMSFRLSDMSSQELAAELVNIKPTTVMIVVVDSEDAAIYGAEIQRYAVSYIIKPFVISDLVDQVTSIFRGRDYIDEHCKQVKLQAAYRDLKIDFQNRTVTRGPELINLTRREYDLLATLMNSQETLTREQLLDRVWKYEATAETNVVDVYIRYLRGKLDLPGQESYIKTVRGVGYAMREE, encoded by the coding sequence ATGGTAAAAAAAATCTTAATTGCAGGCCGTGAGCGCAATCTTTCTCACTTTGTCTCCATGGAGTTGCAAAAAAAAGACTACTTGGTCGACTATACTTCTACGGGAAAAGAAGCGCTTCAGCTTGCCCATGAGACAGATTTTGACTTGATTCTCATGAGTTTTCGCCTGTCAGACATGTCTAGTCAGGAGTTAGCGGCAGAACTGGTAAATATCAAGCCGACAACGGTCATGATTGTGGTAGTGGACAGCGAGGACGCAGCAATCTACGGTGCTGAGATTCAGCGCTATGCTGTTTCTTATATTATCAAACCTTTTGTCATCAGTGATTTAGTCGATCAGGTAACTTCTATCTTTAGGGGGCGGGATTATATTGATGAGCATTGCAAGCAGGTAAAGCTACAAGCAGCTTATCGGGACTTGAAGATTGATTTTCAAAATCGCACTGTCACCCGTGGTCCAGAGTTGATTAACCTGACCCGCAGGGAATATGATCTTCTTGCGACCTTGATGAACAGTCAGGAGACCTTGACCCGAGAGCAACTCTTGGATCGGGTCTGGAAATATGAAGCCACAGCTGAAACCAATGTGGTTGATGTCTACATCCGCTATTTGCGTGGGAAATTAGACCTACCCGGTCAAGAATCCTATATCAAAACCGTCCGCGGTGTAGGCTATGCCATGCGGGAAGAATAA
- the pbp2X gene encoding penicillin-binding protein PBP2X: MSKRKQQLLRYVLKKRYIPSQNRRRVGQSLILLTVFIFFIFLINFAIIIGTDKKFGVDLSEGARKVHQTEVTVQAKRGTIYDRTGLPIAKDSTTYTVYAIIDKEYVSALKEILYVEPRQFNQVAQIFNKHLGLETDYVMQQLNQPKLKQVYFGTLGKNISYSTMTAIQQEMETAGIKGIAFNTNPGRLYPNGNFASSFIGLANLVEDENDGSQHLEGQRGMEYALNSILAGQDGTIVYEKDSRGRIVPGTENVKEARVDGQDIYTTISADLQRSLETNMDIFFGKTKGRYVNATLVAAKTGEILATTQRPTYNPDTKEGVDDKDILQRSLLYQENFEPGSTMKVMTVASAIDNGTFSPNEYYNRSEIKIADATIRDWDVNAEDIFAPLSLTYAQGFALSSNVGMVIQEQKMGDERWLNYLEKFRFGYPTRFGMEGEEAGLLPEDNVVSVAMTSFGQGILATQTQMLRGFSAIANDGIMLEPKFITALYDGNTDSVRLSQPEVVGKPVSAKAAADTRQYMIGVGTDPQFGTLRASDGPLIQVDGYNIAVKSGTAQIGKEDGSGYMEEPNATINSVVAMIPAEDPEFIMYVTVQQPESWTSAYWKDIFNPTLKEAMQLKDSLNLTTPAPTLASVSKETEYKLGKIIGKQPGVTAGILRQQLVQPIILGNGAEIKKVSVGIGSNLTANQQILLLTDRFTMVPDMYGWTKENVDIFSEWTGIEIEYSGSGSIVTSQNAAIGSDLEKTKIIRINLGD, from the coding sequence ATGTCAAAACGCAAACAACAATTGTTACGGTATGTTTTAAAGAAACGCTATATTCCGTCACAAAATCGTCGTAGAGTGGGGCAAAGTCTCATTCTGCTGACGGTTTTCATCTTTTTCATCTTCTTGATTAATTTTGCCATTATTATTGGAACAGATAAAAAATTTGGGGTTGATTTGTCAGAAGGGGCAAGAAAGGTTCACCAGACCGAAGTGACTGTCCAAGCGAAGCGGGGGACGATTTATGACCGCACTGGTTTGCCGATTGCTAAGGATTCGACGACCTATACGGTCTACGCCATTATTGACAAAGAATATGTTTCTGCTCTGAAAGAGATTTTATATGTTGAGCCTCGTCAATTTAATCAGGTCGCACAGATTTTTAATAAACATTTGGGTCTTGAGACGGATTATGTCATGCAGCAATTAAATCAGCCTAAGCTCAAGCAGGTCTATTTTGGAACATTAGGAAAGAATATTTCCTACAGCACGATGACGGCGATTCAGCAGGAGATGGAAACTGCAGGTATAAAAGGGATAGCCTTTAACACCAATCCAGGTCGTCTTTATCCAAATGGGAATTTTGCATCGAGTTTTATTGGATTAGCTAATCTAGTCGAAGACGAGAATGATGGTAGCCAGCACTTGGAAGGTCAACGGGGGATGGAGTATGCCCTCAACAGTATCTTAGCTGGTCAAGATGGAACAATTGTTTATGAAAAAGATAGCCGCGGACGAATTGTTCCGGGAACAGAAAATGTCAAAGAAGCACGAGTAGATGGGCAGGATATTTATACCACGATTTCAGCGGATCTCCAGCGTTCCCTTGAAACGAATATGGATATTTTCTTTGGCAAAACCAAAGGAAGATATGTCAATGCGACCCTCGTAGCTGCTAAGACAGGTGAAATTTTAGCGACAACGCAACGACCAACCTATAACCCAGATACCAAAGAGGGGGTTGACGACAAGGACATCTTGCAACGCTCGCTCCTCTATCAAGAAAACTTTGAGCCTGGTTCTACCATGAAGGTCATGACTGTGGCTTCTGCTATTGATAATGGGACTTTTTCACCAAATGAATATTACAATCGCTCTGAAATCAAGATTGCAGATGCTACTATCCGAGACTGGGACGTCAACGCAGAGGATATATTTGCTCCACTAAGTTTGACCTATGCCCAAGGTTTTGCCCTTTCAAGTAACGTAGGGATGGTCATTCAGGAACAAAAAATGGGAGATGAGCGCTGGTTGAATTATCTGGAGAAATTCCGCTTTGGCTACCCAACCCGTTTTGGAATGGAGGGGGAAGAAGCAGGTCTTCTGCCAGAAGATAATGTGGTGTCTGTCGCTATGACCTCCTTTGGCCAAGGGATTCTGGCCACTCAAACCCAGATGTTGCGCGGCTTTAGTGCTATTGCAAATGATGGTATCATGCTAGAGCCGAAGTTCATCACAGCTCTCTATGATGGGAATACGGATTCGGTGCGCCTGTCTCAGCCAGAAGTAGTTGGAAAGCCTGTCTCAGCTAAAGCTGCTGCGGATACCCGCCAATATATGATTGGGGTCGGAACAGACCCGCAATTCGGGACCCTGCGAGCCTCTGATGGTCCTTTGATTCAGGTAGATGGTTATAACATTGCCGTGAAGTCAGGGACTGCTCAGATTGGTAAGGAGGATGGAAGCGGATATATGGAAGAGCCAAACGCTACCATTAATTCTGTCGTCGCTATGATTCCAGCTGAAGATCCAGAATTTATCATGTATGTGACGGTTCAACAACCAGAAAGTTGGACAAGTGCCTACTGGAAAGATATTTTCAATCCAACCCTTAAAGAAGCAATGCAATTAAAAGATAGCCTCAATCTGACGACACCAGCTCCAACTCTTGCTTCTGTTTCAAAAGAAACAGAGTATAAGTTAGGCAAGATTATCGGTAAACAGCCAGGAGTGACGGCTGGAATCTTGCGCCAGCAATTGGTGCAGCCGATTATTTTGGGAAATGGTGCAGAGATTAAAAAAGTCTCTGTCGGTATTGGCTCAAATCTCACCGCCAATCAGCAGATTTTGCTCTTGACGGATCGTTTTACAATGGTGCCTGACATGTATGGTTGGACCAAGGAAAATGTCGATATATTCTCTGAATGGACAGGGATTGAGATTGAGTACAGTGGCTCTGGTTCGATAGTTACCAGTCAGAATGCTGCAATCGGAAGCGACTTAGAAAAGACAAAAATAATAAGAATTAACCTAGGAGACTAA
- the rsmH gene encoding 16S rRNA (cytosine(1402)-N(4))-methyltransferase RsmH, with product MMKEFNHTTVLLHETVDLLAVKPDGIYVDATLGGAGHSEYLLSQLSEQGHLYAFDQDETAILNAQKRLAPYIEKGMVTFIKDNFRHLQVRLRELGVTEINGICYDLGVSSPQLDERERGFSYKKDAPLDMRMDRTAPLTAYEVVNRYDYHDLVRIFFKYGEDKFSKQIARKIEQARSEKPIETTTELAELIKSAKPAKELKKKGHPAKQIFQAIRIEVNDELGAADESIQQAIELLAVDGRISVITFHSLEDRLTKQLFKEASMVDVPKGLPFIPDDLKPKMELVSRKPILPSKEELEANNRAHSAKLRVAKKIHK from the coding sequence ATGATGAAGGAATTTAACCATACGACCGTATTATTACATGAAACAGTGGATCTGTTAGCGGTGAAGCCTGATGGCATCTATGTCGATGCGACCTTGGGCGGTGCAGGTCATAGTGAGTATTTATTGAGTCAATTAAGTGAACAGGGTCATCTCTATGCCTTTGATCAGGATGAGACGGCTATTTTGAATGCCCAAAAACGCTTGGCACCCTATATTGAAAAGGGGATGGTTACCTTTATCAAGGACAACTTTCGTCATTTACAGGTACGCTTGAGAGAATTAGGTGTGACAGAGATTAACGGAATTTGTTATGATTTGGGCGTATCTAGTCCTCAGCTCGATGAGAGGGAACGTGGATTTTCATATAAAAAAGATGCTCCCCTTGATATGCGGATGGACCGCACAGCGCCTTTGACTGCTTATGAAGTGGTTAATCGCTATGATTATCATGATTTGGTGCGGATTTTCTTCAAATATGGTGAAGATAAATTCTCTAAGCAAATCGCACGAAAAATTGAGCAAGCTAGAAGTGAAAAGCCGATTGAGACGACGACCGAGCTAGCAGAATTGATTAAATCTGCCAAGCCTGCTAAGGAATTGAAGAAAAAGGGACATCCTGCCAAGCAGATTTTCCAGGCTATTCGGATTGAAGTCAATGATGAACTTGGTGCGGCCGATGAGTCGATTCAGCAGGCGATTGAGTTGCTAGCGGTAGACGGACGGATTTCGGTTATTACCTTCCATTCTCTGGAGGATCGCTTGACCAAGCAGCTCTTTAAAGAAGCCTCGATGGTTGATGTGCCAAAGGGTTTACCTTTTATTCCAGATGATTTAAAACCCAAAATGGAATTGGTCTCTAGAAAGCCAATATTGCCGAGCAAAGAGGAACTAGAAGCCAATAACCGCGCTCATTCTGCTAAATTGCGCGTGGCGAAAAAGATACACAAATAG
- a CDS encoding YceD family protein has translation MFHIQDIQKKSDGITFDETLELASELMARNADILAVSPIQVAGRVSFEAGFFLLNYQMTYDITLASSRSMEPVVLSESLPVHEIFVADEQALKDQDMVEEELVLIVENDVIVLAESVADNILLNIPLKVLTPEEVAGQDLPSGKDWTLMTEEDYAVVAQEKKEANSPFAQLQGLFEEE, from the coding sequence ATGTTCCATATCCAAGATATTCAGAAAAAATCAGACGGCATTACCTTTGACGAGACCTTGGAACTTGCAAGTGAGCTCATGGCTCGAAATGCAGATATTCTAGCTGTTTCACCGATTCAGGTGGCAGGACGGGTCAGCTTTGAAGCGGGCTTCTTTCTCCTAAACTATCAGATGACCTATGACATCACGCTTGCGTCCAGTCGTTCCATGGAGCCTGTTGTCCTCTCCGAGTCACTCCCAGTCCATGAAATCTTCGTGGCAGATGAGCAGGCTTTGAAAGACCAGGATATGGTGGAAGAAGAGTTGGTGTTGATTGTTGAAAATGATGTGATTGTGCTTGCAGAAAGTGTTGCAGATAACATCCTTTTAAACATTCCGCTCAAGGTATTGACTCCAGAAGAAGTAGCAGGACAGGATTTGCCGTCAGGCAAGGATTGGACCTTGATGACAGAAGAGGATTATGCAGTAGTAGCTCAAGAGAAAAAGGAAGCAAACAGCCCCTTTGCCCAATTACAAGGACTTTTTGAGGAAGAATGA
- the mraY gene encoding phospho-N-acetylmuramoyl-pentapeptide-transferase translates to MYSVIIAGLVAFVATVLLIPRFIRFYQAKRIEGQQTHEDVKQHQFKAGTPTMGGTVFLVVAIVVTFLFALLTNRMTGPVLAILFILLLYGIVGFLDDFLKIFRKVNEGLNPKQKLALQILGGIVFYLAHIQGTGGGTLNVLGYPLQLGIFYVAFVLFWLVGFSNAVNLTDGIDGLASISVVISLSAYAVIAFVDGKFDILLVCVTMIGALIGFFYYNHKPAKIFMGDVGSLALGGMLATISIALHQEWTLLLIGLVYVVETSSVMLQVTYFKYTKKKFGEGKRIFRMTPFHHHLELGGLSGQSEKWSEWKVDFFLWGVGLVMSLLTLAILYF, encoded by the coding sequence ATGTATTCTGTAATCATAGCAGGACTGGTAGCCTTTGTGGCGACGGTTCTATTGATTCCAAGATTTATCAGATTTTACCAAGCAAAACGTATTGAGGGACAACAAACCCATGAAGATGTCAAGCAGCATCAGTTCAAAGCAGGAACTCCGACGATGGGGGGAACTGTCTTTCTAGTTGTTGCCATTGTTGTGACCTTTTTGTTTGCCTTATTGACCAATAGAATGACAGGGCCGGTACTTGCCATTCTCTTCATTCTCTTACTCTATGGAATCGTTGGCTTCTTGGATGATTTCCTAAAAATCTTCCGAAAGGTAAACGAGGGGCTGAATCCTAAGCAAAAATTGGCCCTGCAGATTCTGGGTGGAATTGTCTTTTACCTGGCTCATATACAAGGAACTGGTGGCGGAACGCTCAATGTGTTAGGCTACCCACTTCAATTAGGGATTTTCTATGTCGCCTTCGTCCTTTTTTGGTTGGTTGGATTTTCTAATGCGGTCAATCTGACAGACGGAATCGACGGCTTGGCTTCAATTTCAGTTGTGATTAGCTTGTCAGCTTACGCTGTCATTGCCTTTGTAGATGGTAAGTTTGACATTTTACTAGTCTGTGTGACCATGATTGGGGCTTTGATTGGATTTTTCTATTACAATCACAAACCAGCAAAAATCTTCATGGGAGATGTGGGCAGTCTAGCGCTCGGTGGGATGTTGGCAACAATTTCGATTGCTCTTCATCAAGAGTGGACCTTGCTTCTCATCGGCCTTGTCTATGTGGTGGAAACATCTTCTGTTATGCTTCAAGTGACCTACTTTAAATATACTAAGAAAAAGTTTGGCGAAGGCAAACGCATTTTTCGGATGACTCCCTTCCATCACCATTTGGAATTGGGTGGCTTGAGCGGTCAGAGTGAAAAGTGGAGCGAATGGAAGGTCGATTTCTTCTTGTGGGGAGTTGGTCTGGTCATGAGCTTACTGACTCTTGCTATCTTATATTTCTAA
- a CDS encoding DUF4059 family protein, which produces MLQTILGLYLKGLLIAAVLVVLASLAWFLVRLIKKKDKTIQERQEVLFDLLIINVMTIPILSFGVVGILLMLRA; this is translated from the coding sequence ATGTTACAAACAATACTAGGTCTTTATCTAAAGGGACTCTTGATTGCAGCAGTCTTGGTGGTCTTGGCTAGTCTAGCCTGGTTTTTAGTCCGCCTTATCAAGAAAAAAGATAAGACAATTCAAGAACGTCAAGAAGTTCTCTTTGATTTATTAATTATCAACGTGATGACCATTCCCATTCTATCTTTCGGGGTTGTGGGCATCTTGCTAATGCTAAGAGCATAG
- the trxB gene encoding thioredoxin-disulfide reductase produces MYDTIIIGAGPAGMTAALYAARSNLKVALLDRGIYGGQMNNTAEIENYPGYDHISGPELAEKMFAPLAKFGVEHLYGQVIRVETEGLVKRVMTEDETLEAHTVVLAMGAQHRLLGVPGEDTYNSRGVSYCAVCDGAFFRGQDLLVVGGGDSAVEEALYLTQFANTVTIVHRRDELRAQKVIQERAFANEKIRFIWDSVVEEIKGDNIKVQEVLIKNVKTSEVTAHAFGGVFIYVGLDPMTDAVADLGITDEQGWVVTDEQMATSQAGIFAIGDIRQKQLRQITTAVGDGAIAGQQAYHYITEHVN; encoded by the coding sequence ATGTACGATACGATTATTATTGGAGCAGGTCCTGCAGGAATGACCGCAGCCTTATATGCGGCACGAAGCAATCTAAAAGTAGCTCTTTTAGATCGCGGAATCTATGGCGGACAAATGAACAATACAGCAGAGATTGAAAACTACCCAGGGTATGACCATATTAGCGGTCCTGAATTGGCAGAAAAAATGTTTGCACCGCTTGCGAAATTTGGGGTAGAACACCTCTACGGACAAGTGATTCGTGTGGAGACAGAAGGTCTTGTTAAACGGGTTATGACAGAAGATGAGACCCTAGAAGCTCACACGGTTGTCCTTGCTATGGGAGCGCAACACCGTTTACTAGGAGTGCCTGGGGAAGATACCTACAATAGCCGTGGGGTTTCTTACTGCGCAGTCTGTGACGGGGCTTTCTTTCGTGGGCAAGATTTGCTGGTTGTAGGTGGCGGGGATTCTGCTGTTGAAGAAGCTCTTTATTTGACCCAGTTTGCAAATACTGTGACGATTGTCCACCGCCGTGATGAATTGAGGGCTCAAAAGGTCATCCAAGAACGGGCCTTTGCCAATGAAAAAATCCGTTTCATCTGGGATAGTGTGGTCGAAGAAATCAAGGGAGATAACATCAAGGTACAAGAAGTCTTGATTAAGAATGTCAAGACAAGTGAGGTGACAGCTCATGCCTTTGGCGGTGTCTTCATTTATGTAGGGCTTGACCCGATGACCGATGCGGTAGCTGATTTGGGCATTACCGATGAGCAAGGTTGGGTCGTGACTGATGAGCAAATGGCTACTAGCCAAGCAGGTATCTTTGCAATCGGTGATATTCGTCAAAAACAATTGCGTCAAATCACAACAGCAGTTGGTGACGGAGCAATCGCTGGTCAGCAGGCTTACCACTATATCACTGAGCATGTGAACTAA